The genomic segment TAGAATCCCTGCAGAATATCAGTTATTATGCATTAATTGGTGGATATAAACATCCTTTTATTGATATTCATACCCGCAAATACATTAATGAAGCGTGTTTTGAAGATATAGTTGTTCTTTATGAATTTGATGAAGAGTTACGTGGGATTTTCTTTAAGTATTTATGCCGCGTGGAAAGAAAAATGCGTTCGTCCATTTCTTATCACTTCTGTAAAAAACATGGAGAACGTCAAGAAGAATATCTCAACTCCAATAATTACGGCAATATTCCCAAAAATAAAAATGGAATTACCAAATTAATCAAAATGCTAGATATGATGGCAAACAAAAACAAGGATCACGAATATCTTGTTTACCAGCGTAACAAATATCATAATATTCCGTTATGGGTGATTATGAATACCCTTACTTTTGGTCAGATATCCAAAATGTTTGAATTCTTACCTCAAAATATGCAGGGAGCAATTTGCCAGGATTTTGGAAATGTCAAGAAAAATGAAATGATAAAATATTTAAAGGTATTAACGCTGTACCGAAATGTATGTGCTCATAACGAAAGATTGTTTTTCTATCACACATATATTGATATTCCAGATACATTGTTACATGAAAAATTAAGCATTTCTAAAAACGGTTCAAAATACATATATGGAAAAAATGACTTGTTTAGTGTAGTCATTACTTTTCGTTATCTACTTCCAAAGACCGATTTTTTACTGTTTAAAAAGCAACTATTGCATATTTTTGACCGATATGAAAAGCAGAATTCAAATTTGAAGTTGAATGATCTTTTTGAATATATGGGATTTCCTAGTAACTGGAAAGAAATAACAAAATTTCGCAAAATATAAGTGGAGATATTAGCAAAAATATTTCCACTTATATTTAAAGCTATTCTATTTTCTGCGATTTCTTCGTACTATTCAACCCATCCACCCAATTACACAAAATCACAATCGTCTCATAATTTACATTGATATATGTACGCCACCTTTGCGACCGCCAAGGACTTTCCTGCCCTTCAGATCTTCCCATTTAAAATCCGGCATTTCTTCTCTTGCCACAAGGAAATTTCCGGCCCGCTGGGTAAGCTGTGCAAAGTTTACAACAGGATCAGTAGCTCCTTCCTGATAGGCATAGATAGATGCTTCTGCTCCCATAAATCCGATATCCGCCTCGCCGGATATGACGGCAGTCATAGTTTTATCTGCCCCAAAGCCAGTTATAAGCGTCATATCAAGCCCCTCATCTTTAAAATATCCCTCTTCGATTGCCACATACTGCGGTGCATAAAAGATGGAATGGGCTACTTCATTTAAGGTAACTTTTGCAAGCTTCGCCTCATCTTTCTTTGCAGCAAACACTCCCAGAGGCAGTGCAGTCACCGCCAGAACGACTGCTGTCGCCAGTGTGATCCATTTTTTATTTTTCATGCAGATACTCCTTTAACAACCGTAGCAAGAATTCCCTCACCTCTATAGGGACGCCACTGAAAAAGTGGTCGTAAAATCATATATCTGATATAATTAAGGTATCATAATTGTCGGAGGTTGAAATGTTATCATCCCAACTTAAACTTAGCCTTAGTTATTATTCAGATTTATATGACATGATTGTTCCAAAAGATCATATTCTAAGAAAAATCAGGGAATTGGTCGATTTTTCTTTTATATATGATGAATTAAAAAATAAATATTGCCTTGATAATGGACGTAATGCAAAAAACCCTATATTGCTATTTAAATATCTGCTTTTAAAATATCTTTATAACCTTTCTGATAATGGTGTTGTTGAAAGATCACGATATGATATGTCTTTTAAATATTTTCTGGAATTAACGCCAGAAGAAGAGGTTATCCATCCTAGTCTTTTAACCAAATTCAGAAAGCAGCGTTTAAAAGATGAAAATATACTTGATCTGCTCATAAATAAAAGTGTAGAACTTGCCATAAATCAAGGTGTTTTAAAAAGCAATACTATAATTGTTGACTCAACTCATACAGAAGCCCGTTATCATAAAACTACTCAGAGAGAAATGTTGAAAAAAGCCTCTACTTCTTTAAAAGCAGCTTTAAAAGATTCTGATAAAGACATTTATCTGCCAGATGAACCTGAAAAACGAGCTTCTTTAGATGAGTATAATGAATACTGTCATGAATTATTAAACACAGTTCAGGAAAGTCCGTATTCAGAACTGCCAACGATTAAAGAAGAATCTTCTATGTTATCCGAAATTTTGGATAATCAGATTGATTGTTATGATCAATCCATTGACCCGGATGCCCGGATTGGCCATAAAGCGGTCAATTCTTCTTTTTACGGATACAAAACTCATTTGGCCATGACAGATGAACGGATTATCACAGCAGCAACAATCACATCTGGCGAAGCATTTGATGGTCAGGAACTTCCAGTACTGGTTCAAAAAAGTAAAGCAGCAGGTGCAACCGTTAATGAAGTAATAGCAGATACCGCATATTCCACACTGGAAAATTTAAAAGATGCACAAAGCAATGACTATAAATTAATTTCAAAGCTTAACCCGAGCATCATAAAAGGGACTCGTTCAGAGGACGGCTTTATCTTTAATAAAGATGCGGATACCATGCAGTGCCCAGCGGGGCATTTGGCTATAAAATATCGAATTGACAAACGTAGTAATCAGAAAAAGAATACACGTATCAAATATTTTTTCGATATTAATAAATGCCATGTCTGTCCTTATCGTAATGGCTGCTATAAAGAAAATGCAAAAACCAAAACGTATAGTATCACTATTAAATCGGATTATCATAAAAATCAAGAAGCGTTTCAAAAAACACAATATTTCAAGGAACGTTTCAAAACCCGCCATATGATAGAGGCAAAAAATAGTGAATTAAAAAATATACACGGATATAGTCGTTGTGACGCTGCTGGACTATCAAACATGCAACTTCAAGGAGCAGTATCAATATTTGCAGTCAATTTAAAACGAATTTTAAAACTAAAGGGATAAGTCTGCCCAAATGAGGAAAAATAGGAAAATTCATCTCTCAAAAGGGTAGATTTTGTATCCCTCAAAACACTATTTTAGCAATATTTTATTATCAAGGAACATTTTTGCACATATTTGACGCCCTGTGATACTAAACTTACCACTTTTTCAGTGGCGTCCTATAGGTGATGGGATGAATTGCACATTCGAGCATGTCTGCTCAAATTCATAAAAAATCACAAAAACACTTGTTCTGATACAATAAATATATTATAATAGAAAAAAAGAACAATATGCTCTTGAAAATTGGACGGTCGAAATAAGCAATAAGTGAGTGTACATAATAATTCTCATTCTGTGTTGTTAGCTGATCATGGTTATGAAATATAGCAGAAAGATGCTGGACGATAAAATGTTAGAGAGAGCAAAAGAAATCTTTGAAATATAGCACCTGTTGGAACAATCCATCAGTATATAGAAAGTCAGGGTGAGAAAGATAAACCGGGCAGTAAAAATAAGGATTTATCCCAATAAAGAACAGATAACTCAGATAGAAAAAACGATCGGCTGCAGCCGTTTTCTCTATAACCGGATGCTTGCGGATAAGATCCGTTATTATCAGGAAGAAAAAAAGATGCTGAAAAATACGCCGGCCGGATATAAAAAAGAATATCCATGGCTGAAAGAAGTGGATTCTCTTGCGCTGGCGAATGTACAGTTAAATCTGGAAGGGGCTTTCCGGAAATTTTTCCGGGAACCGGGAGTGGGATTTCCGCATTATAAATCAAAAAAACATTCGCGGAAATCCTATACAACGAATATGGTAAATGGGAATATCTGTTTGCAGGACAGATTCCTGAAACTGCCAAAGATGCAGCCGGTAAAAATAAAACTCCACCGTATGATCCCGGAGGGATGGAAGCTGAAATCAGTGACTGTGAGCAGGGAACCGTCCGGGAAATATTTTGCCAGCCTGTTGTTCGACTGTGAAAACCAAACAGCGGAGAAAAGACAGGCGGAAAAATTCCTGGGGATGGATTTTGCCATGCATGGGATGTGTGTATTTTCTACGGGTGAAAGAGCCGGATATCCCATGTTCTACCGGAATGCAGAGAAAAAACTTGCCCGGGAACAGAGAAAACTTTCCAGATGTGAAAAGGGCAGCCGTAACTATCAGAAACAGAAGAAAAAGGTTGCTTTATATCATGAAAAGATAAAGAACCAGAGGAAGGATTTCCAGCATAAGCTCAGCCACAGCCTTGCAGAAGACTATGACGCAGTATGTGTGGAGGATCTGAACCTGAAGGGGATGGCCGGAGGCCTGCATTTCGGAAAAGGGATACAGGATAACGGATACGGTCAGTTCCTTTCCATGCTTGGATATAAGCTGGAAGAACGTGGAAAATATCTGATAAAAGTAGACAGATATTTTGCATCCAGTAAGATATGCAGCGTATGCGGACATAAGAAGAAAGAGCTGGCATTATCAGAACGGATATACCTATGCGAATGTGGAAACCGGATGGACCGGGATGTGAATGCGGCGGTCAATATTCTGAAAGAAGGAAAAAGAATATATAAAAAATGTGCATAATAGCACAGAAAAGATCCGTAACCGGATAAAAAAGAACCGCGGGACACGCGGGGATAGCCTGTTTTAGCTTTGCCCTGAAGGGCAATTGAGCAGGAAGCTCCCACTTCAAAATCTGTAAGATTTAAGTGGCGGGAGCATGTCACGAGATTTCTGCTCTTAGAATATGCTGCAAATCTCAAATGGTGTATGCGCTAACTGTTGTCATGCATAAAAATATGTGTTAAAATAACCACCGAAACTGGTTCGAAACCCTCCCAGTATAAAAAACTAGGCAAAGTAAAAAATATTGCGGTCGCTTATGAGTTATCATAAGCGGTCTGTTTGCTGATGCTTTTGTTTATTGAGGGATAAACAAAAGTATTTTTTTTGCTTTGACAGAAAGGAATTAAATGAAAAAAAGAAAAGTAATTATTGATTGTGATCCGGGGATTGATGACAGTCTTGCGATTATGCTTGCACTGAAATCACCGGAGATCGAAGTGATCGGAATCACCATTGTGTGTGGAAATTCACCGGTGGAGATGGGATTTGGAAATGCAAAGAAAATCCTGAAGCAGATGAATCGTCTGGACGTTCCTGTGTACATTGGGGAAAGCACTCCCTTAAGGCGGGATTACGTGAATGCTCTGGACACTCATGGAGAAGACGGGCTTGGTGAAAGCTTTCTGCCGGAAGTAACCGGTTATCATCAGCAGATCAGTGCTGTGGATTTTCTTGCTGATGTATTGAAAAAAGAGAAAGTATCCATAATCGAACTGGCACCTATGACCAATCTTGCCAGACTGATCCAGAAGGATAAAGAAGCATTTTCCTGTATTGAGGAAATTGTTTCCATGGGCGGTAGCTTTAAAAGTCATGGAAACTGTTCACCTGTTGCAGAATACAATTACTGGTGTGACCCGGACGGGGCTTCACTGGTATATGAGACACTCCATCAGAATGGCCAGAAAATCCATATGGTTGGGCTGGATGTGACGAGAAAGATTGTGCTCACGCCTGATCTGCTGGAGTATATGTGCCGTCTGAACAAAGAAACAGGGGAATTTGTAAAAAAGATTACGAAATTCTATTTTGATTTCCACTGGGAATGGGAGCATATCATTGGCTGTGTGATCAATGATCCCCTGGCAGTGGCATATTTTATCAATCCGGAACTCTGCAAAGGCTTTGATTCCTATGTACAGATTGAAACAGAGGGGATTTCTCTTGGGCAGTCTGTTGTGGACTCTATGAATTTCTATCGGAAAGCATCGAATGCGAGGGTGCTGACTGAGGTAGATGTGTATGGATTCTTTCAGATGTTTCTTTCAAGGATCCTTGATCAGGAACCGGAAAAACTGGATATTTTACAAGATTTAATACGAGGAGATTTAAAATGAAAACTGAAAAAATAAGTGTACAGAAAATCTGTATGATTGCTTTTGCTATCTGCATTAATTTTGTGGGAGGACAGATTGCTTTATTTCTGAAACTTCCTATTTATCTGGACAGTATCGGAACCGTATTTGTGGCTGCTGTTCTGGGTCCTTTTTATGGAATGTTGCCTAATCTGCTCAGCGGCCTGCTGATGGGAATGACTGTAGATATTTATTCCCTGTATTACGCTCCGGTAGGGATTCTTCTTGGTTTTGTGACAGGTCTCGTGTACAGAAAATTCCAGCCGAAAAAGTGGCAGATATTTCCGGCTGCTCTTGTGATCACACTTCCATCTACCATAATCAGTTCCTGTATTACGGCATTTTTATTTGGAGGAATTACTTCTTCCGGATCCACTGTTCTTGTACAGCTTCTGGCAAAAACACCTCTTGGAATGGTAGGAAGCTGTTTTGTAGTTCAGTTTATCACAGATTACATTGACAGGGTTCTGTGTATTGCAGTAGCAGCAGTTCTTATTACAGCGCTGCGTAAAAGTATGAAGGAGAATTTTGCCTGATGAAAGTCCTGATTACAGGCACAGCATCTGGGATCGGGAAAGGCTGTGCAGAATTTTTCCTGAAAGAAAATCATGAAGTCTATGGATTTGATAAAAATATATCCTCGATCCAACATCCGAAATATACTCATTTCTGTCTGGATATCAGAGACAAAAGCTCTTATCCGGAAATCGGACAGGTAGATATTCTGATCAATAATGCAGGGGTTCAGAATGGCGATGATATTGATGTAAATCTGAAAGGAACTATTTCTGTTACAGAACATTACGGCATTCATCCCAATATTTATTCCATTATTATGATTGGATCAGCAAGCGGGCATACAGGTTCTGAATTTCCGGAGTATGCAGCAAGTAAAGGAGGAGTCCTTGCCTATACGAAAAATGTGGCCATGAGGATAGCACCTTATCAGGCGACATGCAATAGTCTGGATTTTGGTGGGGTTATGACTGAACTGAACCGGCCGGTGATGGAGGATGAAAAGCTCTGGAATCAGATCATGGAACTCACACCTCTGAAACGATGGATGTCTGTGGAAGAGGCAGCAGAGTGGATTTACTTTATGGCGGTAAAAAACCGTTTCTGTACAGGCCAGAACATTCTAATTGACGGTCTGGAGGCCGGAAACTGCAATTTTATCTGGCCATAGAGTGGGTCTGAAAAATCATTCCTGCGATCTACTGTTATTTTGTGCCCGAATATGATAAAATGAGAAAATAGTGATAAAGATATTTCAAAGATAGAGAAAGTATTTAACAGGAGGCGCAAAAATTATGGATATCAAAGAACAGATTCATGGATTAACAGAGGAGATGCTTACCAATTTGGGAAGGCTGGTTGCCATTGATTCTCAGCTTGGCACTCCCGCAGAGGGGAAGCCTTTTGGAGAAGGACCTGCCAAAGCACTGGAAGAAGGTCTTAAGATTGCACAGGAGCTTGGATTTAAGACAGTCAATCTGGACAATTACTGTGGTTATGCAGAGATGGGTGAGGGTGATGAGATTGTTGGTATTGCCGGACATCTGGATATTGTACCTGTAGGCGGCGACTGGAGTTATGATCCTTTTAAACTGACACGCGAGGGTGATTATGTTTACGGTCGTGGAACAACAGATGACAAGGGACCTGTTCTGGAAGCTCTTTATGCAATGAAGCTTCTTCGCGATTCAGGTGTGAAGCTGAACAAGAGAGTACGTCTCATTATGGGATGTAATGAGGAAACAGGTTCCAAATGTATGGAACATTATAATGAAGTGGCAGAAGAATTATCCTGCGGCTTTACCCCGGATGCCAGTTTTCCATGTATTCATGGCGAAAAGGGGCTTCTGCAGATGATGGCTTATTCCAAGAACACGAAAATCATCTCTGCAGATGGAGGGTTTGTCTTTAACGCAGTATGCGATTCCTCCACAATAGTTGTTCCTGCCGAAGAAGGACTGAAGGAGAGACTGGAAGCTGTACTTGCAGAGACAAAGCTTCAGGAATATAAGGTAACAGAGGGAAATGGACAGATCAGTATTTATGCAAAGGGAGTTCCGGCACATGCCAGCACTCCGACTCTTGGGGTCAATGCAATAGGTGTTACTTTTGAATGTCTGGAGAAAGCAGGATTTAAGGACGATTTTGTGGAATTCTATAATACACATATCGGCACATCCTGCGATGGTGAAGGCATTGGACTGAAATTTGCAGATGAGTATGGCGAACTTACTCTTTGCAACGGTATGATCAAAACAGAGAATGATGTGATCTCCTGTACAATTGATATCAGAGTACCTGTAACATTGAAAGCAGATGAAGTCCGCAGGATGTGTGAGAGCAGACTTGAGGATGAGAATGGTCGTATAGAGATTCTGGGAATTGGTGATGCCTTATTCTTCCCAAGAGAATCCCCACTGGTAAATGCTTTATACAAAGCTTACACAGATGTAACAGGCGATACAGAGAACAAGCCGATGGTGATCGGCGGTGGAACTTATGCAAAATCTCTTAAGAATATCATTGCATTTGGACCTGAGAAGCCGGGAATTGATTATCGTATCCACAGCGCAGATGAATTTATTCTCGTATCCGGTATGGAAGAGGCAGTTCTGGTTTATATGGAAGCAATTAAGAATCTTCTGGCAATCTGATGAAAAATGATGGAGCAGCTATTAAATGGAGAGCAGAACATGAAGGCAGCAGTATTTTTCCCTGGTATTGGGTATCATTGTGACAAGCCACTTTTATATTATTCACGAAAGCTGGCGCAGGAATGTGGCTATGAAGAAACAATTGCATTAAGCTATACTTATGATGGCGGAAATATCCGGGGAAATGAAGAAAAAATGCAGCAGGCATTCGAAAGCCTTTATGAACAGGCAGAGAAAAGTCTTTCTGCCATTGACTTTGACAAATATGATGAAATATTATTTGTCGCAAAAAGCGTAGGCACGATCATAGCATCCGCATATGCAGAGAAACACAGCATCAGATGTCGGCAGATACTATACACACCATTGAAATACACATATAATTTTGTTCATAGAGATGCCATTGCCTTTATCGGAACTTCAGATCCATGGAGTATTGTTCCTGAAGTACAGGCTCTTTCACAAAAACAGCAGGTGCCAATGTATACTTATAAAAATGCAAACCATTCACTGGAAACAACAGATACACTGGAAAACCTGAAAATTCTCCAGGATGTTATGGGGAAAACCAAGGGATTTTTGGAGCGGAAATAAGAAAAAGCACATAATCATATTGAGTAGATATGGGTGAAGAAGTGTCAAGAAACTATTTCTTGACACTTCTTTTTGCTCCATGCTATACTCAATTAGACAAACTGTTATATGTGAAAGTGGTTTCCATAATGTCTTTTTAGGTGGTGATGTGAATATGAACTTTCAAGATCAGATACAGCAGATTTTTGGAACAACAGATATTCATGAACTGAAGCAGATATCCAGAGATGCCGACAATTACAGATGCTTGAATGCTGATATGAATAACAGCATTATTTCAGAAAAGAAAAAAAATACCGGAAGGAAAAATTCGTTTACAGAAGAACAGCTGGCACATATTTTGGCACTGCAGGACCGGGGAGAAAAAATTACAGATATTGCCAGACAGTATCACGTTTCCCGTCAGACGATTTACAGTCAGATAAAGCGAGCCTATAATTTTTCTGATGATCCGGATGTGAAAATGCGTATGAATTTCATGAATCATGATGATCTGTGTACAACGATAGATATTGATTTCAGGCATGAAAAAATTAAGATTAAAAACTATACAGATCAGATTATTTTCCGGGCATTTGGAGTTGTAACTGATCCGGATTGGGCTGATTTTGAATATTTTCTGGAAGAACGCTGTTTTCCCAGAACACGCGATCACAGGAAAGATATTCTGAGAGAGATGGGGCTTCCATTTTATGATCCGTTATTAATTATTGAAAAAACACAGGGGCGCATGTCAGATGATCATCAATGGATTATGATTCTAAAAAAGGAGGGCTGATCAAAAATGGAAATTCGCAATTTTGATGCATATTCTCCCTTGCATAAGAGCGGTCATACTTCCAAGGGAGATCAGCTCAAATGGAAAATTGATGACAGGTGGTATAAGGCTGATTATATGGGATATGAAGGTTTATCTGAAGTTCTTGTATCTGACCTTTTGCAGAAGAGTACCTGTCCTTTCCCTTTTGTTGAGTATGAAGCAGCTGTAATTGAGTATAATGGGAAAATATTTCAGGGCTGTTCCAGTTTGGATTTTCTGAAAGCAAATCAGGTTCTGATTCCGCTGGAAAAATTGTATCGTCGATATACAGGTGAAAGTCTGGCAGTAAAGCTCTCAGATTTTGCGGATGTTTCAGAACGCATTCAGTACCTGGTAACTCAGGTGGAAGAAATTACTAAAATAGATAATTTTGGAGCGTATCTGACTGCAATGCTGGAAATAGATGCGTTTTTCATGAATGAGGACAGACATACCAACAATATTGCGGTCATTTATAATGAAAAAACACAGAAATATGAACTGAGTCCTTTTTTTGATCAGGGACTTTGTATGTTTGCCGACATAAATCAGGATTATCCTATTGATCAGTCATTGGAATATTGTCTGGAAAAAATTGAGGCGAAGCCATTTAGCTCTGATTTTGATATACAGCTGGATGCAGCAGAAGAACTGTATGGCATTCAGATTGGTTTCCAATTTACCTTTAAAGATATTCAGATATACTTACAGAAGAATTCGGAAAATTATCCCAGGGAAGTAATAAGACGCGTGGAGCAGCTGTTAAGAGGGCAGATGCGTAAATATGGGTATCTGATGAAAAAATGATATTACAGAGAGTGTATGAAGTTACAGGCAGATAAAGGATAAAAAAGTCACTTATCTGCCTTTTCTGGTAAACTTTTTGTAACGGCTGTGAGGCGGAGACTGTCAAATCAGTCAATGATACTATACTGCATCATTTCATAATGTAATCTGCATCCTTCTGTAATCTCAAAGGGCAGAAGTGCCCGTGCTACGAGTTTTAACTCTTCTTCAGGCAGATCTGTTCTGCGAAGATGTGCATAGTCACCGTCAATAGATTCTACGATATAATCACAAACTAACATAAAAATCCTCCACTTTATATTTTGCGTAACGCAATGATCATATCTATAGAATACCACAGAGGAAAAGGGTATCACAAGTGCCTTCAGATTATATAGACATAAAAAGAGGGCAGTGTTATAATTTTTCCTAAAGAAAATGCATATGGGAGGTATCGCAATGTCTAAAGTTGTAAAGCTTTCATCCGTAATGGAAAGGGAAGAAAAATTAAAGGAAATCTATGAAGGTCTGGAAGAGATAAAAGATCAGCTGACAGCACTGATTGATGAGTATGAAGAAGAGGAGACACATACAGGAAAAGCAGATGAACTGATCGAAGCCCTGGATGCTCTTGAGGATGCTTCGGAAACCATAGAGGATGTGCTGGAAAATTAATGAAGGAGAAAGCATATTTTCACCTGCCCGGGCTGTTTGAGTTTTATGAGCTGTACCGGATGTTCCTGCCTTTATTCCGGGAACACAGGGAATATTTTTACGACTGGTGTGAAATTGGCTCCATATATGGTGCTCCGGCAGACTGTATCTGGGGTGGAGGCAGGGCTGGCTTCGGAGAGAATGACCCGGAGGAGGTTCTTGAACTGATGCAGGAATATGGGATTTCTGCCCGACTGACTTTCAGCAATTCCCTGCTTCGCCAGGAGCACCTTTCAGACAGAAAATGCAATGCACTGTGCCGGTTGTTTGAGAGAAACAGAGAACCGCAAAACGGCGTGATCATTTATTCAGAATTGCTCTTGGAATATATTAAGGAGCAGTATCCGGGACTCTATTTTGTTTCCTCCACTACCAAGGTTCTGACAGATTTTACACAGCTTGAGGAAGAAATCAGGAGAAAAGATTTCCATTATGTTGTGCCGGATTTCCGGCTAAACAAGGCTTTTGATAAGTTAAATACATTGTCTCAGGCTGAGAAGGACAAAGTAGAATTTCTCTGCAATGAATGCTGCTGGTTCGGCTGCAGGGACAGAAAAGCCTGCTATGAAACGGTCAGCCGCAAGAATCTGGGTGAAAACTGCCTGGAGCATTACTGCAAGGCACCGGAGAGAGAGAGGGGCTATCTTTTTTCAAAAGCTATAGAGAATCCAGGGTTTATTGGAATCAATGATATCCGGGATATCTATCTGCCAATGGGATTTTCAAATTTTAAAATAGAAGGAAGAGGACTCGGCAGTGCCCTGATACTGGAATTTCTGCTCTATTACATGACCAGACCGGAATACCAGATACATGTCAGAGAAAAAATATATCTGGACAGTATGCTGGATCTGTTTTGAGAGATTTATACCACCGCATTGTGTTACTATATGACAATGCGGTGGTTTTTCTGTCCGAAAAAGTATGTAGATACCTGAACTCGGTTGCCATAGCAGTGAAGTTTTCAAAATTATTCCGGAAACAGTTGACATAGCATATAGGTTCTTATATTATATAGATAACCGATATATAGACAATCTATACAATGGGAGGTGAATACTATGGCTATTGAAAAATCACTGGTTTCCGGGAGTATGACAATGCTTATACTGAAATTGCTGTCAGAAAAGGATATGTATGGATATGAGATGATCGATACCCTGCGACAGAAATCTCAGAACGTGTTTGAACTGAAAGCAGGAACTCTGTATCCGTTACTGCACAGTCTGGAGGATAAGGGATTTCTGACAGTATACGAACAGGAGGCAGCCGGAAAGACCAGAAAGTATTACAGTCTGACTGGACAGGGAAGGGGATTTCTGGAAAAAAAAGTAGAAGAATGGAAAGAGTATTCTGCAGCAGTGACCAACGTGCTTGTAATGGAGGTGTGATCTATGGACGAATATCTGAAAACATTACTGGAACAGATTCGCTGTAAGAAAGCGCGGCCTTATGTAAAACAGGAATTTCAGGATCATATAGAAGATCAGATCGAGGCAAATATGCAGGCAGGTATGGATCGTGAACAGGCAGAGAGGGAAGCTGTCCGGGATATGGGAGATCCTGTGGAAACAGGAATCTCTCTTGACAGTGTCCACAGGCCTCAGGTTGCATGGAAACTTCTGGGGATAATCGTTCTTATCAGCATTGCAGGCGTTTTGATACATGCAGGGATTGCCGGAAAAATCAGTGAGAACGCTGCGGCCGGTTCGGACAGATATGTGTTCCATGTTGTGATCGGACTTGCAGTTATGATGATTTTATATCTTCTGGATTACACTGTACTGGCAAGATTTTCGAAAATAATTGCCGTCATTTTACTGTTTGCCTGTCTGGTTACATTGTTGGGTGGCTATCAGTTAAATGGGGCAAGATGCTTCATTGTACTGCCGGGAGGAAGAGGAATATCCATGCAGACTCTGATGCTGTTTTATGTTCCCATATATGGAGCAATTTTGTATAAATATCATGGATGGGGATATAAGGGCTTGATAAGAGCAATCATATGGATGTTTGCACCGGTTATATTGGTCTATGCCATGCCTGCGCTTATGACAGCTTGTGTGATGTTGGTATCTATGCTGGTTATGCTGACAATCGCAATTCAAAAGAACTGGTTTACTGTGAGAAAAAGGAGAGCCATCTGTGGAATCTGGGCTGGCTTTCTGGCTATGCCTGTGGCAGCTTTTCTGATCAGGTATCTGAGAAGCAGTCTGACAAAATATCAGATCGCACGTTTACAGGCTGTTTTTTCAGGTGGTGGAGAAGAGGATTATTTCACCGAAATGCTGCATTCATTCTGGCAGCAAAATAAATGGATAGGGAAAAGTGAATCAGATGTAATGGGAAATCTACCGGCCTTTAATGCGGATTATATTCTGACCTATCTGTCATCTGTATATGGAACAATTGCAGCCATATTTTTATGCTGTGTTC from the Blautia wexlerae DSM 19850 genome contains:
- a CDS encoding Abi family protein gives rise to the protein MQKLEKPAIGGGCRGPSPFSLSGTFCSEVHMSKPFITYTAQVEKLKNEKNLVITDDDFAVESLQNISYYALIGGYKHPFIDIHTRKYINEACFEDIVVLYEFDEELRGIFFKYLCRVERKMRSSISYHFCKKHGERQEEYLNSNNYGNIPKNKNGITKLIKMLDMMANKNKDHEYLVYQRNKYHNIPLWVIMNTLTFGQISKMFEFLPQNMQGAICQDFGNVKKNEMIKYLKVLTLYRNVCAHNERLFFYHTYIDIPDTLLHEKLSISKNGSKYIYGKNDLFSVVITFRYLLPKTDFLLFKKQLLHIFDRYEKQNSNLKLNDLFEYMGFPSNWKEITKFRKI
- a CDS encoding IS1182 family transposase, with product MLSSQLKLSLSYYSDLYDMIVPKDHILRKIRELVDFSFIYDELKNKYCLDNGRNAKNPILLFKYLLLKYLYNLSDNGVVERSRYDMSFKYFLELTPEEEVIHPSLLTKFRKQRLKDENILDLLINKSVELAINQGVLKSNTIIVDSTHTEARYHKTTQREMLKKASTSLKAALKDSDKDIYLPDEPEKRASLDEYNEYCHELLNTVQESPYSELPTIKEESSMLSEILDNQIDCYDQSIDPDARIGHKAVNSSFYGYKTHLAMTDERIITAATITSGEAFDGQELPVLVQKSKAAGATVNEVIADTAYSTLENLKDAQSNDYKLISKLNPSIIKGTRSEDGFIFNKDADTMQCPAGHLAIKYRIDKRSNQKKNTRIKYFFDINKCHVCPYRNGCYKENAKTKTYSITIKSDYHKNQEAFQKTQYFKERFKTRHMIEAKNSELKNIHGYSRCDAAGLSNMQLQGAVSIFAVNLKRILKLKG
- a CDS encoding RNA-guided endonuclease TnpB family protein, encoding MRKINRAVKIRIYPNKEQITQIEKTIGCSRFLYNRMLADKIRYYQEEKKMLKNTPAGYKKEYPWLKEVDSLALANVQLNLEGAFRKFFREPGVGFPHYKSKKHSRKSYTTNMVNGNICLQDRFLKLPKMQPVKIKLHRMIPEGWKLKSVTVSREPSGKYFASLLFDCENQTAEKRQAEKFLGMDFAMHGMCVFSTGERAGYPMFYRNAEKKLAREQRKLSRCEKGSRNYQKQKKKVALYHEKIKNQRKDFQHKLSHSLAEDYDAVCVEDLNLKGMAGGLHFGKGIQDNGYGQFLSMLGYKLEERGKYLIKVDRYFASSKICSVCGHKKKELALSERIYLCECGNRMDRDVNAAVNILKEGKRIYKKCA
- a CDS encoding nucleoside hydrolase → MKKRKVIIDCDPGIDDSLAIMLALKSPEIEVIGITIVCGNSPVEMGFGNAKKILKQMNRLDVPVYIGESTPLRRDYVNALDTHGEDGLGESFLPEVTGYHQQISAVDFLADVLKKEKVSIIELAPMTNLARLIQKDKEAFSCIEEIVSMGGSFKSHGNCSPVAEYNYWCDPDGASLVYETLHQNGQKIHMVGLDVTRKIVLTPDLLEYMCRLNKETGEFVKKITKFYFDFHWEWEHIIGCVINDPLAVAYFINPELCKGFDSYVQIETEGISLGQSVVDSMNFYRKASNARVLTEVDVYGFFQMFLSRILDQEPEKLDILQDLIRGDLK
- a CDS encoding ECF transporter S component; protein product: MKTEKISVQKICMIAFAICINFVGGQIALFLKLPIYLDSIGTVFVAAVLGPFYGMLPNLLSGLLMGMTVDIYSLYYAPVGILLGFVTGLVYRKFQPKKWQIFPAALVITLPSTIISSCITAFLFGGITSSGSTVLVQLLAKTPLGMVGSCFVVQFITDYIDRVLCIAVAAVLITALRKSMKENFA
- a CDS encoding SDR family NAD(P)-dependent oxidoreductase, which produces MKVLITGTASGIGKGCAEFFLKENHEVYGFDKNISSIQHPKYTHFCLDIRDKSSYPEIGQVDILINNAGVQNGDDIDVNLKGTISVTEHYGIHPNIYSIIMIGSASGHTGSEFPEYAASKGGVLAYTKNVAMRIAPYQATCNSLDFGGVMTELNRPVMEDEKLWNQIMELTPLKRWMSVEEAAEWIYFMAVKNRFCTGQNILIDGLEAGNCNFIWP